A stretch of the Kroppenstedtia eburnea genome encodes the following:
- a CDS encoding DUF4272 domain-containing protein: MLEHDLVRKQQSERMLREHGIPMDPGLKYVEDFQFRSPQEVARRALVLHALLGVIFYHRPLDVVEWVREEGLWEELTPREKEIFQIPLIEDEGERVWKLRRMQSNRITWRMEALWALLWSLGKIETLGWPSGQSNAEQVGNAVPQLGESTESFIENAEFRPLSEIADQADLMFRLFHGLQKAREENSEAPAGVEPFTVDEWHLALQWICHDWEWAETTG; this comes from the coding sequence ATGTTAGAGCATGATTTGGTGAGGAAACAACAATCGGAAAGAATGTTGCGGGAACACGGAATTCCGATGGATCCCGGGTTGAAATACGTGGAGGATTTTCAATTCAGGTCTCCGCAGGAAGTGGCCAGGCGAGCCTTGGTTTTGCACGCTCTCCTGGGCGTGATTTTTTATCATCGGCCGCTGGATGTGGTGGAATGGGTAAGAGAGGAAGGCTTGTGGGAGGAATTAACTCCGCGGGAGAAAGAGATCTTCCAAATTCCGCTTATAGAGGATGAAGGAGAGAGGGTTTGGAAATTGAGACGTATGCAATCCAATCGGATCACCTGGCGGATGGAGGCACTGTGGGCTCTGTTGTGGTCATTGGGGAAAATAGAAACTTTGGGCTGGCCCTCCGGTCAGAGTAATGCAGAACAAGTGGGAAATGCAGTGCCCCAGTTGGGAGAATCGACAGAATCCTTTATCGAAAACGCAGAATTTCGCCCGCTATCCGAAATCGCGGATCAGGCAGATCTGATGTTTCGGCTATTCCATGGATTGCAAAAGGCAAGGGAAGAGAATAGTGAGGCTCCCGCAGGGGTGGAACCGTTTACGGTTGATGAGTGGCATCTCGCCCTGCAATGGATCTGCCATGATTGGGAATGGGCGGAAACGACCGGGTGA